One genomic window of Wolbachia endosymbiont (group B) of Eucosma cana includes the following:
- a CDS encoding helix-turn-helix domain-containing protein, which produces MFVSASNVSYGIGQRIENCRLMRGHTQIGLASQIGLTYQEVNSYENGYISIPIEVLYIIAKALSASVTDLLPESVVVREYKDEDEEILYLTKIYENQKLGKIVPSLVRFVHISEKINQEEAKIEVAKNLVQEGVSVDIISQVTRLSTYEYDDIEKEICTDSILYKVGKRIKEERLIREYTQEDLANKIGSTPKEIHDYERGYTDIPIEILYKIAKTLSVNIKALGLTEHENEPVLRFVGKCEKIEDQELLDTVARSLSEGMQTGKEKVKKAEKIKIAKDLVKEGVAIDIILRASGLTADECEN; this is translated from the coding sequence ATGTTTGTTTCTGCAAGCAATGTTAGTTACGGAATAGGGCAAAGAATAGAAAATTGTAGGTTAATGCGAGGGCATACTCAAATAGGATTAGCAAGTCAAATAGGTTTAACATACCAAGAAGTAAACAGCTATGAAAATGGGTATATTTCTATTCCAATTGAAGTATTATATATAATAGCAAAAGCATTATCAGCTAGTGTTACAGATCTACTACCTGAATCAGTAGTAGTAAGAGAATATAAAGATGAAGATGAGGAAATACTCTATCTAACAAAAATATACGAGAATCAAAAGTTAGGCAAAATAGTACCTTCATTAGTCAGGTTTGTTCATATTAGCGAAAAAATTAATCAAGAAGAAGCGAAAATAGAAGTAGCAAAGAATCTAGTGCAAGAAGGAGTTTCAGTTGATATTATTTCCCAAGTGACTCGCTTATCTACTTATGAATATGATGATATAGAGAAAGAAATTTGTACTGATTCTATACTCTACAAAGTAGGGAAAAGGATAAAAGAGGAGAGATTAATACGGGAATACACTCAGGAGGACTTGGCAAATAAAATCGGTTCAACACCTAAAGAAATACATGACTATGAACGAGGATATACAGACATTCCAATTGAAATATTATATAAGATAGCAAAGACATTATCAGTTAACATTAAAGCTCTTGGACTAACAGAACATGAAAATGAGCCAGTTTTGAGATTTGTAGGTAAATGCGAAAAAATTGAGGATCAAGAATTACTGGATACGGTAGCTAGATCTTTATCTGAAGGAATGCAAACTGGTAAAGAAAAGGTTAAAAAAGCAGAGAAAATCAAAATTGCAAAAGATCTAGTTAAGGAAGGTGTTGCTATTGATATTATTTTGCGAGCAAGTGGCCTAACTGCTGATGAGTGTGAAAATTGA
- a CDS encoding IS3-like element ISWpi17 family transposase (programmed frameshift): MATKKYEPELKAKIALEAIKNQKSTAEICSEYKIPSTNLYDWRDRVLARLKDLFVEESESARKQRILAQEIESLHKVIGELTVENSYLKKKFTEISKKDRVRFIEKDSDLSIRKQADLLGICRSSLYYRPIINNESEVANLIQEVYLASDCRYGYRKITAEIIASGVVVNHKKILRIMKKMKISGLYCRKRCNTSIKEKKHKIYPYLLKDLIICRVNQVWATDITYIMVEGKFIYFVAIMDLYSRYIIAHSLSPYLDAGFCLYTLKEALKQGKPEIFNSDQGVQFTSYNFIMELERANIKISMDHKGRCFDNIFVERLWRTLKQEAIYYYRPNSIRDLNLIINDFVAWYNYRRRHQTLHYKVPADLYYHKQ, translated from the exons ATGGCAACAAAAAAATATGAACCAGAGTTAAAAGCAAAGATAGCTTTGGAAGCAATAAAAAATCAAAAAAGCACAGCTGAGATATGTAGTGAATATAAAATACCATCAACAAATCTATATGATTGGCGTGATAGAGTATTGGCAAGGTTAAAAGACCTATTTGTTGAAGAAAGTGAAAGTGCGAGAAAACAAAGAATCTTAGCGCAAGAAATAGAAAGTTTACATAAAGTAATAGGAGAATTGACAGTGGAAAATAGCTATTTGAAAAAAAAAT TTACTGAAATAAGCAAAAAAGATAGAGTAAGGTTTATAGAAAAAGATTCTGATCTGTCAATTAGGAAACAGGCTGATTTATTGGGGATTTGCAGATCTAGCCTATATTATAGGCCTATAATTAATAACGAAAGTGAAGTAGCAAATTTGATTCAAGAAGTATATTTGGCTTCTGATTGCCGTTATGGATATCGTAAAATTACTGCTGAAATCATAGCGAGTGGAGTAGTAGTCAATCACAAAAAAATCTTAAGAATTATGAAAAAAATGAAGATTAGTGGGCTGTATTGTAGAAAAAGATGTAATACAAGTATTAAAGAAAAAAAGCATAAAATATATCCTTATTTACTCAAAGATTTGATTATTTGTAGAGTTAATCAGGTATGGGCTACTGATATAACATATATTATGGTAGAAGGTAAGTTTATCTATTTTGTGGCAATAATGGACTTGTATAGTCGCTATATTATTGCTCATTCATTATCACCATATCTCGATGCTGGATTTTGCCTTTATACTCTCAAAGAAGCTCTAAAACAAGGTAAACCTGAGATTTTTAATAGTGATCAGGGGGTGCAGTTTACTAGCTACAACTTTATTATGGAATTAGAGCGTGCTAATATTAAAATCAGTATGGACCATAAAGGACGTTGCTTCGACAATATATTTGTTGAGCGCTTATGGAGAACTTTAAAGCAAGAAGCTATATATTATTATAGACCAAATAGTATCAGAGATTTAAATCTTATAATAAATGATTTTGTTGCTTGGTATAACTATAGAAGGCGACATCAGACTCTACATTATAAAGTTCCTGCTGATCTTTATTATCATAAACAGTAA
- a CDS encoding Rpn family recombination-promoting nuclease/putative transposase, protein MALSKFLDPKNDIAFRRIFGTEKNKDILIHFLNDILSFTGKNAIQDIEFLSTIQDPEIAAKKQSIVDVLCKDSTGVQWIIEMQVAKTKGFEKRAQYYAAKAYSRQADKGDQYHDLKEIIFIAIADCILFPDKSEYKSKHTIRDEDTNEHDLKDFYFVFIELPKFSKTKEDQLSNIVEKWVYFFKYADETSEEELERITGSDVIIKKAYEELNRFNWSEKEFIAYEQETKRIRDEQAVLAQKLDDAKKEGKIEGKIEGKIEGKIEGKIEGKIEGKIEGKIEGKIEGKIEVAKAMLTNNVDISTIVKCTGLSVDKVQELIQVEEK, encoded by the coding sequence ATGGCTTTATCTAAATTTCTCGACCCTAAAAATGATATAGCATTTCGCCGTATCTTTGGTACAGAAAAGAATAAAGACATCCTCATTCACTTCCTCAATGATATTTTGAGCTTTACTGGCAAAAATGCAATACAGGATATAGAGTTTTTAAGTACTATTCAAGATCCCGAAATTGCCGCTAAAAAGCAAAGTATTGTTGATGTGCTATGTAAAGATTCAACAGGAGTACAATGGATAATTGAGATGCAGGTTGCTAAAACCAAAGGCTTTGAAAAACGTGCCCAATATTACGCTGCTAAAGCCTATTCAAGACAAGCAGATAAAGGTGATCAATACCATGACCTTAAGGAAATTATCTTTATTGCTATAGCAGACTGTATACTATTTCCGGATAAGTCTGAGTATAAATCAAAACACACCATTCGGGATGAAGATACTAATGAACATGATCTAAAAGATTTTTACTTTGTATTTATTGAACTGCCTAAATTTTCCAAAACTAAAGAAGATCAGCTTTCAAATATAGTTGAGAAGTGGGTGTATTTTTTTAAGTACGCTGATGAAACAAGTGAAGAAGAATTGGAAAGAATAACAGGAAGTGACGTAATAATCAAAAAAGCGTACGAAGAGCTAAACAGGTTTAACTGGTCAGAAAAAGAGTTTATAGCATATGAACAGGAGACCAAGCGTATTCGTGATGAACAGGCTGTCCTTGCTCAAAAACTTGATGATGCCAAAAAAGAAGGAAAGATTGAAGGAAAGATTGAAGGAAAGATTGAAGGAAAGATTGAAGGAAAGATTGAAGGAAAGATTGAAGGAAAGATTGAAGGAAAGATTGAAGGAAAGATTGAAGGAAAGATTGAAGTTGCAAAAGCGATGTTGACTAATAATGTTGATATTAGCACTATTGTCAAGTGTACAGGTCTTTCTGTCGATAAAGTTCAAGAATTAATTCAAGTTGAGGAAAAATAA
- a CDS encoding phage major tail tube protein: MLPKILKNFNVFVDGRGYAGKIDEITLPKLTIKTEEYRAGGMDIPVNIDMGMEKLEADFTFSEYDTELFRLFGLINGNSVALTLRGGMQGSGSNDIEGVIINLRGIFREFDFGSWKPAEKATLKCTVAAHYYKLTIGSNELIEIDAENMIRKINGVDQMALLQTILGI, translated from the coding sequence ATGCTACCAAAGATTTTAAAGAATTTTAATGTGTTCGTAGATGGTCGGGGTTATGCAGGAAAAATAGATGAAATTACGCTGCCAAAGCTTACCATAAAAACTGAAGAATATAGAGCTGGTGGTATGGATATTCCAGTAAATATTGATATGGGCATGGAAAAGCTTGAAGCAGATTTCACTTTTTCTGAATACGATACAGAACTCTTTCGGCTATTTGGGTTGATAAATGGAAATTCAGTAGCTTTGACACTCAGAGGTGGAATGCAAGGGAGTGGTAGTAACGATATTGAAGGAGTAATAATCAACCTTAGGGGCATATTCAGAGAATTTGATTTTGGTAGCTGGAAACCTGCTGAAAAAGCAACGCTGAAGTGTACTGTAGCTGCTCATTACTATAAACTTACTATCGGTAGTAATGAATTAATAGAAATCGATGCTGAGAACATGATCCGTAAGATTAACGGTGTTGATCAAATGGCCTTGCTGCAAACGATTTTAGGGATTTAA
- a CDS encoding phage tail protein, which translates to MLLGKCKLEPISLRYSKEKRWYTIECIEKTSLQNIGSGIECIDLTGVIYPHYQSNGLEQLKNIRNTQEPHVLVDNSGNILGNFVIINVEEKQILFFPDGKPRKVEFILKLKSYSK; encoded by the coding sequence ATGTTGCTTGGAAAATGTAAGCTTGAACCAATAAGCCTAAGATACAGTAAAGAAAAAAGGTGGTATACAATTGAATGTATTGAAAAAACGTCGCTACAAAACATTGGCTCAGGAATTGAATGTATTGATCTGACAGGAGTGATTTATCCACATTATCAGAGTAATGGCTTAGAACAGCTAAAAAATATACGTAACACTCAAGAACCACACGTTCTAGTTGATAATTCAGGAAATATACTTGGGAATTTTGTCATTATTAATGTAGAAGAAAAACAGATATTATTTTTTCCTGATGGAAAACCGAGAAAAGTTGAGTTTATTTTGAAGTTAAAAAGTTACAGTAAGTGA
- a CDS encoding IS630 family transposase (programmed frameshift) — protein MALRSKLLDEEVVKSAKEMLKKVRNNAYVSKKLNAVIAAKKYSITSVAKIYCISRKALTSWIKLLKFGREEKLFASRSRRRKTKLNQAQLQQIEAWIEENPNITIKEMRIRIQEKFDLNISKSTVHRHMQKMKFSYITPRPVHNVQDKSKQEEFKKNLNEVIGKYPEKELFFFDESRFGTHSKVGHGWFKKGTRTRVKIKLGRHNFYLYSAVNPKNGESFSLFAPNVNTDCMNIFLEQMLQYLGTREAVLVMDCASWHKSKNLKVPKNIEIIYLPPYSPELNPVERLWLYIKQNILRNKIYSTIALLESTLCKFLTSLATSTIKQLCSVSYLTPQQ, from the exons ATGGCACTCAGATCAAAATTATTGGATGAAGAAGTAGTAAAATCAGCAAAAGAGATGCTGAAGAAAGTAAGGAATAATGCATATGTTTCAAAAAAACTAAACGCTGTAATTGCAGCAAAAAAGTACAGTATAACGTCTGTAGCAAAAATATATTGCATTTCAAGAAAGGCACTAACTTCGTGGATAAAACTCTTGAAATTTGGCAGAGAAGAAAAACTGTTTGCTTCTCGATCACGCCGAAGAAAAACTAAATTAAATCAGGCTCAACTACAGCAAATTGAAGCATGGATAGAAGAAAACCCTAATATTACCATTAAAGAAATGAGAATAAGAATACAGGAAAAGTTCGACTTAAATATTAGCAAATCTACAGTACACCGCCATATGCAAAAGATGAAATTTTCATATATTACACCAAGACCAGTACACAACGTACAAGATAAAAGTAAACAAGAGGAATTC AAAAAAAATCTCAATGAAGTTATTGGAAAGTATCCTGAAAAAGAGCTATTTTTCTTTGATGAATCAAGGTTTGGCACACATTCGAAAGTTGGGCATGGATGGTTTAAAAAAGGTACTAGAACTCGGGTTAAAATAAAGTTAGGTAGGCATAATTTTTATCTCTACAGTGCAGTTAATCCTAAAAATGGAGAGAGTTTTAGCTTATTTGCACCAAATGTTAACACTGATTGCATGAATATATTTCTTGAGCAAATGTTGCAATATCTAGGGACAAGAGAAGCTGTTCTTGTTATGGACTGTGCTAGTTGGCATAAGTCAAAAAATTTAAAGGTACCTAAAAACATTGAGATTATATACCTACCTCCATATTCACCTGAACTTAATCCTGTTGAGAGGCTTTGGTTATATATAAAACAGAACATTTTGCGCAATAAAATATACAGTACTATTGCTTTGCTTGAGAGCACTTTATGCAAATTTCTTACCTCTCTTGCTACTTCTACAATTAAACAACTCTGCTCTGTTTCCTATTTGACTCCACAACAATGA
- a CDS encoding phage tail assembly protein: MQAITLNNPITVDGISVSELTIRRPKVRDYLAIERINGSDLNKEVTLTANLTSVAKEAIEELDIADYVKIQEVLKDFFSPIIQKT, encoded by the coding sequence ATGCAAGCTATAACACTTAATAACCCAATAACAGTTGATGGAATTTCTGTTTCAGAACTTACCATTAGACGTCCAAAAGTTAGAGACTATTTGGCAATAGAACGCATTAATGGTAGTGACCTAAATAAGGAAGTGACTTTGACTGCCAACCTGACATCAGTTGCAAAAGAAGCAATTGAAGAGTTAGATATTGCTGATTATGTGAAAATTCAAGAGGTATTAAAGGATTTTTTTTCACCAATTATCCAAAAAACTTGA
- a CDS encoding phage late control D family protein codes for MTPDFDIVAKNNPVTEVLKKSLISLRVTDGSGTTSDEAEICINYSSSALELKGNLQVFLGYKETGLLPMGVYKANQITIQSPPQTLRIKCDAASLRGSLKERKSKEWKDITLGDLIKEIAQEHGYEGKVAERFENIFIPHTIQADESDMSFLEGLGKKYDALVKPAGGYIIFIPKGEARSATGKMLGTTVLTPKDIINWEVNFNVRNKYRSFIAKWHSYEKGETIEEKVGNEGPSYTLQTLYSTAESAISAAAAKLKQLKRSTSNLNVTVPGNPELFAEAKISLSGFCQEIEGEWVISKAEHILNNRGYQTIVEATVSKAV; via the coding sequence ATGACACCAGATTTTGATATAGTAGCAAAAAATAACCCAGTAACAGAGGTTTTAAAAAAGAGTTTAATATCACTACGTGTAACTGATGGATCCGGTACTACAAGTGACGAAGCTGAGATATGCATTAATTATAGCTCTAGCGCTTTAGAACTTAAGGGTAATTTACAGGTTTTTCTAGGATATAAAGAAACAGGTTTATTACCTATGGGGGTATATAAGGCAAATCAAATTACAATACAAAGTCCACCACAAACTTTAAGAATAAAATGTGACGCTGCAAGTTTAAGAGGATCATTAAAGGAAAGAAAATCAAAGGAATGGAAAGACATTACCTTGGGAGATTTGATTAAAGAAATAGCACAAGAACATGGGTATGAAGGTAAAGTCGCTGAAAGATTTGAAAATATATTTATACCACATACCATTCAAGCAGATGAAAGCGACATGAGTTTTTTGGAAGGATTAGGCAAAAAATATGATGCACTAGTAAAACCAGCAGGAGGATATATAATTTTTATTCCGAAGGGAGAAGCAAGATCAGCGACTGGAAAGATGTTAGGTACAACAGTACTTACACCTAAAGATATTATAAATTGGGAGGTAAATTTTAATGTGCGTAACAAATATAGATCTTTTATTGCAAAATGGCACAGTTATGAAAAGGGAGAAACTATAGAAGAGAAAGTGGGAAATGAGGGTCCAAGTTATACCCTGCAAACGCTTTACTCTACCGCAGAATCAGCAATTAGTGCAGCAGCAGCTAAGTTAAAACAACTAAAACGTAGTACATCAAATTTAAATGTAACTGTTCCTGGTAATCCAGAATTATTTGCAGAAGCTAAGATCAGCCTTTCAGGATTTTGTCAGGAAATTGAAGGTGAATGGGTAATTAGCAAGGCAGAACATATTCTGAATAACAGAGGATATCAAACTATAGTAGAAGCAACAGTGAGCAAAGCTGTTTAA
- a CDS encoding phage tail tape measure protein: MSTLSIKIGAVLDGSFNTVIKGSSSQLTRLGENIRKLDSSLKSVSKFKQLGSDVLTSRGSWKGFEDQVKSLAKQMKAIEKPSKTLKAEFDKAKTSAIKAKEAYLKKRDALHSFNEEVRKSGRNIKSLVSDQYKLGSSIEALKGKYGKLGSAIRSHQSFLASKAHFKSQIIETIGLGLSLAAPIKVAIDFESAMADVKKVVRFDSKKNEASKFAQELKKLSREIPLSAAELAQIAASGGQLGIDKNDLMKFTTVVAKMTTAFDMSAEEAGNAIAKISNVYGIKVDGMENVGNIINHLSDNTAAKAKEMVLTLNRIGGNAKQFGLEIDQASSLASAFISLGKQPEKAATAINNFLSKLQTAREQSPEFHDALDEMGTSIEELEQTIKKNPQEAILQFLETLKRIDDQERAGILMNLFGSGFQDDIALLVGSLDIYKKAIEHLADKEKYNASMQDEFNNRANTTANKLQLLKNAVFEAGMNLGSVMLPTLNYVAGSLKAITERIASFAEKYPTLTTAIMSTLAALISLKVLVVGLGYGITLLGSTIFGLKATILTTFSSLSSIVFPAVITGLRAITLAVMTNPIGLLIASLVSGAAYVLTNWQKVKDFFSSFWKSLIEPIGKAFSWMRNTVSSIFAENSPIRKFENNGNVVNRLSKNSIFSNGNPLTSNSAIKQFSENSKGNFESFKVKGVIEEKRAMEQEEIEKAFKKSRYENRESKVYNQAFYQTFNINIKSEDVRSVADAVIERFREQARGALFDIVEELH; encoded by the coding sequence ATGTCAACGTTATCTATAAAAATCGGAGCAGTCTTAGATGGCAGTTTTAATACTGTAATAAAAGGAAGTAGCAGTCAACTTACTCGTCTTGGTGAGAATATAAGAAAGCTTGATTCATCTTTAAAATCAGTATCAAAATTTAAGCAGTTGGGTAGTGATGTTTTGACTAGCAGGGGGTCGTGGAAGGGCTTTGAAGATCAAGTAAAATCTTTAGCTAAACAAATGAAAGCAATAGAGAAACCAAGCAAAACTTTAAAAGCAGAATTTGACAAGGCCAAAACCTCCGCAATAAAAGCAAAAGAAGCATATTTGAAAAAGAGAGATGCTTTGCATTCATTTAATGAAGAAGTAAGAAAAAGTGGAAGAAATATTAAGTCATTAGTAAGCGACCAATATAAACTTGGCTCGTCCATTGAAGCGCTGAAAGGCAAGTATGGTAAGCTTGGATCTGCAATACGTAGTCACCAAAGTTTTTTAGCAAGCAAAGCACATTTTAAGTCACAAATTATAGAGACTATTGGACTAGGTCTTTCGCTTGCAGCGCCAATTAAAGTTGCTATTGATTTTGAATCGGCCATGGCTGATGTAAAGAAAGTAGTAAGGTTTGATAGTAAAAAAAATGAAGCTAGTAAATTTGCTCAAGAGCTCAAAAAGTTATCTCGTGAAATACCTTTGTCAGCTGCAGAATTAGCACAAATAGCTGCAAGCGGTGGTCAACTTGGTATTGACAAAAATGATCTTATGAAGTTTACAACAGTAGTTGCCAAAATGACCACAGCGTTTGATATGTCGGCAGAAGAAGCTGGTAATGCTATTGCAAAAATATCCAATGTCTATGGAATTAAAGTTGATGGTATGGAAAATGTAGGTAACATAATAAACCATCTTTCAGATAATACTGCTGCCAAAGCAAAGGAAATGGTTCTTACACTGAATAGAATTGGTGGTAATGCTAAACAGTTTGGTTTAGAAATTGATCAAGCAAGTAGCTTAGCAAGTGCATTCATAAGTTTAGGTAAACAACCTGAAAAAGCAGCAACTGCTATAAATAACTTTCTTAGTAAACTACAGACCGCAAGAGAGCAAAGTCCTGAATTTCACGATGCATTAGATGAGATGGGAACAAGTATAGAAGAGCTCGAACAAACTATTAAAAAAAATCCTCAAGAGGCAATATTGCAATTCCTTGAAACTTTAAAAAGAATAGACGATCAAGAGCGTGCTGGTATTCTTATGAATTTGTTTGGCTCTGGGTTTCAAGATGACATTGCTCTTTTAGTAGGAAGCTTAGACATTTACAAGAAAGCTATTGAACATTTAGCTGATAAAGAAAAATATAACGCTTCAATGCAGGACGAATTTAACAATCGGGCAAATACTACAGCTAATAAATTACAATTACTTAAAAATGCAGTATTTGAAGCTGGCATGAATCTAGGGTCAGTAATGTTGCCTACTTTAAATTATGTAGCTGGAAGTTTGAAAGCAATAACAGAGCGTATAGCTTCTTTTGCAGAAAAATATCCAACTTTAACTACGGCAATCATGAGTACTTTAGCAGCTTTGATAAGTTTGAAAGTCTTAGTAGTGGGATTAGGCTATGGAATTACTTTATTAGGAAGTACAATTTTTGGTCTTAAAGCAACAATACTGACAACATTTTCATCTTTATCAAGTATAGTTTTTCCTGCAGTAATAACAGGGCTAAGAGCAATAACACTAGCTGTAATGACTAACCCAATTGGACTTTTAATAGCGAGTCTTGTTTCTGGTGCAGCTTATGTTCTCACTAACTGGCAAAAAGTGAAAGACTTTTTCTCTAGCTTTTGGAAATCACTCATTGAACCTATAGGAAAAGCTTTTTCATGGATGAGAAATACAGTTAGTAGCATATTTGCTGAGAATAGCCCGATTAGAAAATTTGAAAATAATGGAAATGTTGTTAATAGGCTTTCTAAAAATAGCATTTTCAGTAACGGAAACCCATTGACAAGTAATAGTGCTATTAAACAATTTTCAGAAAATAGTAAAGGCAATTTTGAGAGTTTTAAAGTTAAAGGTGTTATAGAAGAAAAAAGAGCTATGGAACAAGAAGAAATTGAGAAAGCATTCAAGAAAAGTAGATATGAAAATAGGGAATCTAAAGTATATAACCAAGCATTCTATCAAACGTTTAATATCAACATTAAGTCTGAAGATGTCCGCAGCGTTGCTGATGCAGTAATAGAACGATTTAGAGAACAAGCACGTGGGGCACTTTTTGATATAGTTGAAGAGTTACATTGA
- a CDS encoding ankyrin repeat domain-containing protein codes for MSNYKTVLQIASENCNLEVVKFLVENLLDVNVQVPKLTALHYASEAGCLEVVKFLVQKGADVSASDGYERWTPLHYAADQGRLEIVKFLLDKGADPSAVAKDGRTPRSMAVISEERNKDKNKQYREVIKLLSNAEGSLKNSK; via the coding sequence GTGAGTAATTATAAAACAGTACTACAAATTGCTTCTGAAAATTGTAACTTAGAGGTTGTAAAATTTTTGGTAGAAAATCTATTAGATGTTAATGTGCAGGTTCCTAAATTAACAGCATTACATTATGCTTCAGAGGCAGGTTGTTTAGAAGTCGTGAAGTTTCTAGTACAAAAAGGAGCTGATGTAAGTGCTTCTGACGGATACGAGCGATGGACACCGCTGCATTATGCTGCAGATCAAGGACGTTTGGAAATTGTTAAATTTTTATTAGACAAAGGAGCAGATCCTAGTGCTGTAGCTAAAGATGGAAGAACACCTAGAAGCATGGCTGTAATATCAGAAGAACGTAATAAAGATAAAAACAAGCAATACAGAGAAGTAATAAAACTACTTTCCAATGCAGAAGGCTCGCTAAAAAATAGCAAATAA
- a CDS encoding patatin-like phospholipase family protein produces MIKYILSVDGGGIRGIIPAIILAEIEQRTRKPIAEIFDLMAGTSTGGIVVAGLCKKDKPQYSANDLVEFYREYGPYIFKSSFFRRSILSWFNCAQYPYKNIEFVLDKYFGDDTLQNTLNNVLLTSYDIQNNCPFFFKSWKEGNIKLKDALRAATAAPTYFAPKYLKVNQKEMVLVDGGVFANNPAACAYASGKRLFPNDDILLLSVGTGRTDRSIANSKRLGKIGWIKPLLHVMFASSLDAVNYQLDQVIADKYIRVQSQLKIASPDMDNITSKNIKSLQQEANAMIEDNQKVIEKFCIEILNI; encoded by the coding sequence ATGATTAAATATATTTTATCCGTTGATGGAGGTGGCATTAGAGGCATCATACCAGCCATTATTCTAGCAGAAATAGAGCAAAGGACAAGAAAACCGATAGCTGAAATCTTTGATCTTATGGCAGGGACCTCAACCGGTGGAATTGTTGTAGCTGGATTATGTAAAAAAGATAAACCTCAATATTCTGCTAATGATTTAGTCGAGTTCTATCGGGAATATGGACCATATATTTTCAAGTCTTCATTTTTTAGGCGATCAATATTATCTTGGTTTAACTGTGCACAATACCCATATAAAAATATTGAATTTGTATTGGACAAATATTTTGGTGATGATACTCTACAAAACACTTTAAATAATGTACTGCTTACCAGTTACGACATTCAGAATAATTGCCCATTTTTCTTCAAAAGCTGGAAAGAAGGTAATATTAAGCTGAAAGATGCACTCAGAGCTGCAACGGCTGCACCTACTTACTTTGCACCTAAATATTTAAAAGTCAACCAAAAGGAAATGGTATTAGTGGATGGAGGGGTGTTTGCCAATAATCCAGCGGCTTGTGCATATGCAAGTGGTAAGAGATTATTTCCAAATGATGATATTCTACTGTTATCGGTAGGTACTGGCAGAACAGATAGAAGCATAGCCAATTCAAAGAGATTGGGAAAAATAGGCTGGATAAAGCCACTACTACATGTGATGTTTGCCTCAAGTTTAGATGCAGTAAATTACCAACTTGATCAAGTTATAGCTGATAAATATATACGCGTACAATCGCAACTAAAAATAGCATCACCTGACATGGATAATATTACATCAAAAAATATCAAATCTCTTCAGCAAGAGGCAAATGCAATGATAGAGGACAATCAGAAAGTGATAGAAAAATTCTGTATAGAAATATTAAATATATAA
- a CDS encoding tail protein X — protein MLDYICWKHYGYSSGAVEEVLLKNPGLVEHGSFLPAGLKIKLPKIQRILKESVINILDE, from the coding sequence ATGTTGGATTACATTTGCTGGAAACATTATGGATACAGTAGTGGAGCAGTGGAGGAAGTATTGCTTAAAAATCCAGGACTTGTAGAACATGGAAGTTTTTTGCCCGCTGGATTAAAAATTAAGCTTCCTAAAATTCAGAGAATATTGAAAGAATCTGTTATAAATATTTTAGATGAATGA